The following are encoded in a window of Nocardioides houyundeii genomic DNA:
- a CDS encoding HpcH/HpaI aldolase/citrate lyase family protein, whose protein sequence is MRSAKDFFAPLAVGAPAPVREVPARPSRAIHFFDPGNPKMAAKVPDMVGKVDVLLGNLEDAVKAENKETARAGLVKIGQETDFGPTQFWTRINSLDSPWVLDDLTTLVPAIGDKLDVIMVPKVQGAEDIHYVDRILAQLEAKAGLTRPILIHAILETARGVANIEEICAASPRMQGLSLGPADLAADRRMKTTRVGGGHPGYLVRADAPKNASGETQYDAERTTYQQDLWHYTIARMVDACAMHGIYPYYGPFGDITDVTACEDQFRNAFLLGCVGAWSLHPKQIAIANRVFSPSVEDVTHARRVIAAMGDGTGAVMLDGKMEDDASVKQCQVMVALAEELAAIDPELKKSYDAIEVA, encoded by the coding sequence ATGCGCTCTGCCAAGGACTTCTTCGCCCCGCTCGCCGTCGGCGCCCCCGCGCCGGTGCGCGAGGTGCCCGCTCGCCCCAGCCGGGCGATCCACTTCTTCGATCCGGGCAACCCCAAGATGGCCGCCAAGGTCCCCGACATGGTTGGCAAGGTCGACGTGCTCCTGGGCAACCTCGAGGATGCTGTCAAGGCCGAGAACAAGGAGACGGCTCGCGCCGGCCTGGTGAAGATCGGTCAGGAGACGGACTTCGGGCCCACCCAGTTCTGGACCCGCATCAACTCCCTGGACAGCCCGTGGGTGCTCGACGACCTGACCACGCTGGTGCCGGCCATCGGGGACAAGCTCGACGTCATCATGGTGCCCAAGGTCCAGGGGGCCGAGGACATCCACTACGTCGACCGGATCCTGGCCCAGCTCGAGGCCAAGGCCGGGCTGACCCGGCCGATCCTGATCCACGCGATCCTGGAGACCGCGCGCGGCGTGGCCAACATCGAGGAGATCTGCGCCGCCTCGCCGCGGATGCAGGGCCTCTCGCTGGGCCCGGCCGACCTGGCCGCGGACCGGCGGATGAAGACCACCCGCGTCGGCGGCGGGCACCCGGGCTACCTGGTGCGCGCCGACGCCCCGAAGAACGCCTCCGGCGAGACGCAGTACGACGCCGAGCGGACGACGTACCAGCAGGACCTGTGGCACTACACGATCGCGCGGATGGTCGACGCCTGCGCGATGCACGGCATCTACCCCTACTACGGCCCGTTCGGCGACATCACCGACGTCACGGCCTGCGAGGACCAGTTCCGCAACGCCTTCCTGCTGGGCTGCGTGGGCGCGTGGAGCCTGCACCCGAAGCAGATCGCCATCGCCAACCGGGTCTTCTCCCCCAGCGTCGAGGACGTGACCCACGCCCGCCGGGTGATCGCCGCGATGGGCGACGGCACCGGCGCGGTGATGCTGGACGGCAAGATGGAGGACGACGCCTCGGTGAAGCAGTGCCAGGTGATGGTCGCCCTCGCCGAGGAGCTGGCCGCCATCGACCCTGAGCTCAAGAAGTCCTACGACGCGATCGAGGTGGCCTGA
- a CDS encoding DUF1992 domain-containing protein — MTDSEPRGPERPPRPARARDRRTGRDAAEQRIANQGSWVELQIQQAVQRGDFADLPGAGRPISDLGAEHDPDWWVKKLVEREQISVLPPALAIRREDAELDDQLDRVTTEEGVRQRVAEFNAAVRTALYTPPAGPMPGPPMITRPRDPDLEVERWRERRTARREAQRQALAALRAAQQPRSRRWWPGRRRRPEQA; from the coding sequence ATGACGGACTCCGAACCGCGCGGACCGGAGCGGCCTCCGCGGCCTGCCCGGGCTCGGGACCGGCGCACCGGCCGGGACGCCGCCGAGCAGCGGATCGCCAACCAGGGCTCGTGGGTCGAGCTGCAGATCCAGCAGGCAGTGCAGCGCGGCGACTTCGCCGACCTGCCCGGGGCCGGGAGACCGATCTCGGACCTCGGTGCCGAGCACGACCCGGACTGGTGGGTCAAGAAGCTGGTGGAGCGGGAGCAGATCTCGGTGCTGCCGCCCGCCCTGGCGATCCGGCGCGAGGACGCCGAGCTCGACGACCAGCTCGACCGGGTGACGACCGAGGAGGGCGTGCGGCAGCGGGTCGCCGAGTTCAACGCGGCCGTCCGGACCGCGCTCTACACCCCGCCCGCGGGGCCGATGCCCGGCCCGCCGATGATCACCCGGCCCCGCGACCCCGACCTCGAGGTCGAGCGCTGGCGCGAGCGGCGTACGGCGCGGCGCGAGGCCCAGCGCCAGGCCCTGGCCGCGCTCCGGGCGGCGCAGCAGCCGCGGTCCCGGCGTTGGTGGCCGGGCCGCCGGCGGCGACCCGAGCAGGCCTGA
- a CDS encoding HpcH/HpaI aldolase/citrate lyase family protein, whose amino-acid sequence MSEFTPLRSVLYMPSSNERALEKAKSIVCDALILDLEDAVAPDAKPAARDAACAAVASGDYGRRTVTIRVNGIGTEWHDADIAAASKAGPAAIVVPKVNSAEEVRGLVAAMEAAGAPEHTKLWAMVETPVAILDVLSIARASERLTAFVLGTNDLVKELYAEHVPGRAPILPSLHTVLLAGRAAGIAVIDGVYNNVKDTEGFLAECEQGRQLGFDGKTLIHPGQVEGANTAFAPSAEAVADARGLIQAFEDGKGSGVVTYNGRMVENLHVESATRTLTIHEAIEALQG is encoded by the coding sequence ATGAGCGAGTTCACTCCCCTGCGCTCGGTGCTCTACATGCCCAGCTCCAACGAGCGGGCGCTGGAGAAGGCCAAGTCCATCGTCTGCGACGCGCTCATCCTGGACCTCGAGGACGCCGTCGCACCCGACGCCAAGCCGGCAGCCCGGGACGCGGCCTGCGCCGCGGTGGCCTCGGGCGACTACGGCCGCCGCACGGTGACGATCCGGGTCAACGGGATCGGCACCGAGTGGCACGACGCCGACATCGCGGCCGCGAGCAAGGCCGGGCCGGCCGCCATCGTGGTGCCCAAGGTCAACAGCGCCGAGGAGGTGCGTGGGCTGGTCGCGGCGATGGAGGCCGCAGGCGCACCGGAGCACACCAAGCTGTGGGCGATGGTCGAGACGCCGGTGGCAATCCTCGACGTGCTCTCGATCGCCCGGGCCTCGGAGCGGCTGACCGCCTTCGTGCTGGGCACCAACGACCTGGTCAAGGAGCTGTACGCCGAGCACGTGCCCGGTCGCGCCCCGATCCTGCCCAGCCTGCACACCGTGCTGCTGGCCGGCCGGGCCGCCGGGATCGCGGTGATCGACGGCGTCTACAACAACGTCAAGGACACCGAGGGCTTCCTCGCCGAGTGCGAGCAGGGCCGGCAGCTGGGCTTCGACGGCAAGACGCTGATCCACCCCGGACAGGTCGAGGGCGCCAACACCGCCTTCGCCCCGTCGGCCGAGGCGGTGGCCGACGCCCGCGGGCTGATCCAGGCCTTCGAGGATGGCAAGGGCAGCGGGGTGGTGACCTACAACGGCCGGATGGTGGAGAACCTGCACGTGGAGTCCGCCACTCGCACCCTGACGATCCACGAGGCGATCGAGGCGTTGCAGGGCTGA